A genomic segment from Roseibium algicola encodes:
- a CDS encoding glutamate synthase subunit beta: protein MGKVTGFMEIDRQEQKYQPASDRIRHFREFTIPLNDQDVTNQAARCMDCGIPFCHGPTGCPVNNQIPDWNDLVYQGDWDYALKNLHSTNNFPEFTGRICPAPCEEACTLNLEDIPVNIKSVEQAIADKGWEEGWIVPELSATKTGKAVAIIGSGPAGMAAAQQLARAGHTVHVYEREPKAGGLLRYGIPDFKMEKHYIDRRVKQMEAEGVTFHYGVNVGVTVALEELAERHDAVILCAGAERPRDPGVSGMELEGCHWAMPYLVQQNRRVGGEPEGDEAPIWAGGKHVVVIGGGDTASDCVGTAFRQGALSVTQLDIRPIPPLKEDKLAIWPYWPTKFRTSSSQAEGAEREFSAATLALVGEDGKVTGVKCARVDEKRRPIEGTEFILRADLVLAAIGFSGPLLETYIAEAGDKLELDGRTNVKANTDDYKTSLDKVYAAGDVRKGQSLVVWAIREGRQAARAVDEFLTGSTDLPR, encoded by the coding sequence TTGGGCAAGGTAACCGGTTTTATGGAAATCGATCGGCAGGAACAGAAGTATCAGCCTGCCTCTGACCGTATTCGCCATTTCCGCGAGTTCACCATTCCGCTGAACGACCAGGACGTCACCAATCAGGCGGCCCGCTGCATGGATTGCGGCATTCCGTTCTGCCATGGCCCGACCGGCTGTCCGGTCAACAACCAGATCCCGGACTGGAACGATCTGGTCTACCAGGGCGACTGGGACTACGCGCTCAAGAACCTGCATTCCACCAACAACTTCCCCGAGTTCACCGGGCGCATCTGCCCGGCTCCTTGCGAGGAAGCCTGCACGCTGAACCTGGAAGACATTCCGGTCAACATCAAGAGCGTGGAACAGGCGATTGCCGACAAGGGTTGGGAAGAAGGCTGGATCGTACCGGAGCTGTCGGCAACCAAGACCGGCAAGGCAGTGGCGATCATCGGCTCCGGCCCCGCAGGCATGGCGGCCGCCCAGCAGCTCGCCCGCGCTGGTCACACCGTGCATGTCTATGAACGTGAGCCGAAGGCCGGTGGCCTGCTGCGCTATGGCATTCCCGACTTCAAGATGGAAAAGCACTACATCGACCGCCGCGTGAAGCAGATGGAAGCTGAAGGCGTGACGTTCCATTACGGCGTCAATGTCGGCGTAACCGTTGCCCTGGAAGAACTGGCCGAGCGTCATGACGCGGTTATCCTGTGCGCAGGTGCCGAACGTCCGCGTGATCCGGGTGTCTCCGGCATGGAACTGGAAGGCTGCCATTGGGCGATGCCTTACCTGGTCCAGCAGAACCGCCGGGTCGGCGGTGAGCCGGAAGGCGACGAGGCCCCGATCTGGGCCGGTGGCAAGCATGTCGTCGTCATCGGCGGCGGCGACACCGCATCCGACTGTGTCGGCACCGCATTCCGTCAGGGAGCCCTGTCGGTGACGCAGCTCGACATCCGCCCGATCCCGCCGCTGAAGGAAGACAAGCTGGCGATCTGGCCGTACTGGCCGACCAAGTTCCGCACCTCGTCGTCGCAGGCTGAAGGCGCTGAACGTGAGTTCTCCGCAGCAACACTTGCCCTAGTCGGCGAAGACGGCAAGGTTACCGGCGTCAAATGCGCCCGCGTGGATGAAAAACGCCGCCCGATCGAAGGCACCGAATTCATCCTGCGCGCCGACCTCGTTCTGGCGGCTATCGGCTTCTCCGGCCCGCTGCTGGAAACCTACATCGCCGAAGCCGGCGACAAGCTGGAGCTGGATGGCCGCACCAACGTCAAGGCCAACACCGACGATTACAAGACCAGCCTGGACAAGGTCTATGCTGCCGGCGACGTGCGCAAGGGTCAGTCCCTGGTTGTCTGGGCGATCCGCGAAGGCCGTCAGGCAGCGCGCGCTGTTGACGAGTTCCTGACCGGCTCGACCGACCTGCCGCGCTGA
- the gltB gene encoding glutamate synthase large subunit, translated as MKTTATATLAERLSTAADKGLYNPSREHDACGVGFVAHMKGEKSHKIIADGLQVLENLTHRGAVGADPLMGDGAGMLVQIPHAFFAEELANAGTPLPDAGEYGVGFIFMPQDDELRAKCEAIVERVIEDEGKELIGWRDVPVDNSSLSKAPDIAATEPVSRQVFIRKTGGEADAFERRLYVLRKVISNRVRAETDAVSKGFYIVSMSSRTIVYKGMFLAYQLGAYYADLKDERFSSALALVHQRFSTNTFPSWDLSHPYRMVAHNGEINTLRGNVNWMAARQASVSSALLGDDISKLWPISYEGQSDTACFDNALEFLVMGGYSLAHAAMMLIPEAWAGNPLMDDNRRAFYEYHAALMEPWDGPAAVAFTDGRQIGATLDRNGLRPARYIVTDDDFVIMSSEVGVLPVEEERIVQKWRLQPGKMLLIDMDEGRIVSDDEIKRQLSTANPYKDWLHRSQIVLEDLPGVRQRAPVAGESLLDRQQAFGYTEEDIKLLMTPMATVGQEAIGSMGTDTPISALSDKSKLLYTYFKQNFAQVTNPPIDPIREELVMSLVSFIGPRPNIFDLEGLSTSKRLEVRQPILTNEDLEKIRAIGDIADNQFSAKTLDITYNSEKGAVGMEGALDELCERAEKAVLDGYNIIILSDRLISRSRIAIPALLATAAVHHHLIRKGLRTSVGLVVETGEAREVHHFCVLAGYGAEAINPYLAFETLLSMHMEMDFPEEVDQDEVVYRYIKSIDKGILKVMSKMGISTYQSYCGAQIFDAVGLGSSFVKKYFFGTATMIEGIGLAEVADETVLRHEQAFGDVAILRRSLEVGGEYAYRTRGESHMWTPDSVALLQHAVRAKLPDTYRAFAKEVNEKSGRYAIRGLFRIKSADEIGRSPIALDQVEPAEAIVKRFVTGAMSFGSISREAHTTLAIAMNQIGGKSNTGEGGEEPERFNPLPDGSSNPQRSAIKQVASGRFGVTTEYLVNSDMIQIKVAQGAKPGEGGQLPGHKVDAVIAKVRHSTPGVGLISPPPHHDIYSIEDLAQLIYDLKNVNPEADISVKLVSEVGVGTVAAGVAKARADHITISGYDGGTGASPLTSIKHAGSPWEIGLAETQQTLVLNGLRSRIALQVDGGIRTGRDVIIGALLGADEFGFSTAPLIAAGCLMMRKCHLNTCPVGIATQDPVLRKRFKGTPEHVINYFFFVAEEVRELMANLGFKTMEDMIGRSDFLDKEAAIDHWKAKGLDFSRIFFQPEAKPEETRWTTRQDHPIHDILDRRLIAASKPALDSKEPTIVDETICSVDRSVGAMLSGEIAKRYGNKGLKHPDTLKINLKGTAGQAFGAFVARGVTIDLVGDANDYVGKGLAGGKLIVRPPENTRIVPENSIIVGNTVLYGATEGECYFRGVAGERFAVRNSGAVAVVEGVGDHGCEYMTGGVVVVIGQTGRNFAAGMSGGIAYVLDEDGTFGSRCNLAMVELEPVTEEDDLLEKLHHHGGDIEHKGRVDLSCDMTRHDDERLRQMLTKHLELTGSTKAEAILDNWTQYRPKFVKVMPVEYRRALREMEEQRLGMVAAE; from the coding sequence ATGAAGACCACCGCAACCGCTACACTTGCGGAACGACTGAGCACGGCCGCCGACAAAGGGCTCTATAATCCGTCGCGCGAACACGACGCCTGCGGTGTCGGCTTTGTCGCCCACATGAAAGGCGAGAAGTCCCACAAGATTATTGCCGACGGTCTGCAGGTTCTTGAAAACCTCACGCACCGCGGCGCGGTTGGTGCCGACCCGTTGATGGGCGATGGCGCAGGCATGCTGGTGCAGATCCCGCACGCGTTCTTTGCAGAAGAACTCGCGAACGCCGGCACACCGCTTCCCGATGCCGGTGAATATGGTGTCGGTTTCATCTTCATGCCGCAGGATGATGAGCTGCGCGCCAAGTGCGAAGCCATCGTCGAGCGTGTCATTGAAGACGAAGGCAAGGAACTGATTGGCTGGCGTGACGTGCCCGTCGACAATTCATCGCTTTCCAAGGCACCTGACATCGCTGCCACCGAACCGGTTTCCCGTCAGGTCTTCATCCGCAAGACCGGCGGTGAGGCAGATGCCTTCGAACGCCGCCTTTATGTACTGCGCAAGGTCATCTCGAACCGTGTGCGTGCCGAAACCGATGCGGTTTCGAAAGGCTTTTATATCGTTTCAATGTCCAGCCGGACCATTGTCTACAAAGGCATGTTCCTCGCCTATCAGCTTGGTGCCTATTACGCCGACCTGAAGGACGAGCGCTTTTCGTCGGCCCTGGCCCTTGTCCACCAGCGTTTTTCCACCAACACGTTCCCGTCCTGGGATCTGTCGCACCCCTACAGGATGGTTGCGCACAACGGTGAGATCAACACGCTGCGCGGCAACGTCAACTGGATGGCGGCGCGTCAGGCGTCCGTATCGTCGGCGCTGCTCGGCGACGACATCTCCAAGCTCTGGCCGATTTCCTATGAAGGCCAGTCGGACACAGCCTGCTTCGACAACGCCCTCGAGTTCCTGGTCATGGGTGGTTATTCGCTCGCCCATGCGGCCATGATGCTGATCCCGGAAGCCTGGGCCGGCAACCCGCTGATGGACGACAACCGTCGTGCCTTCTACGAATACCACGCGGCCCTGATGGAGCCGTGGGACGGCCCGGCAGCCGTTGCCTTCACCGATGGCCGCCAGATCGGCGCAACGCTGGACCGGAACGGCCTGCGTCCTGCCCGCTACATCGTTACTGACGACGACTTCGTCATCATGTCTTCCGAGGTTGGCGTCCTGCCGGTCGAAGAAGAGCGCATTGTCCAGAAATGGCGTCTGCAGCCGGGCAAGATGCTGCTGATCGACATGGACGAAGGCCGGATCGTTTCCGACGACGAAATCAAGCGGCAGCTTTCCACGGCCAACCCGTACAAGGACTGGCTGCACCGGTCCCAGATCGTACTGGAAGACCTTCCGGGCGTGCGCCAGCGCGCGCCGGTAGCCGGCGAAAGCCTTCTCGACCGCCAGCAGGCCTTCGGCTACACGGAAGAAGACATCAAGCTTCTGATGACGCCGATGGCAACCGTCGGCCAGGAAGCCATCGGCTCCATGGGCACGGACACGCCGATTTCAGCGCTCTCCGACAAGTCCAAGCTGCTTTACACCTACTTCAAGCAGAACTTCGCTCAGGTCACCAACCCGCCGATCGACCCGATCCGCGAGGAGCTGGTGATGAGCCTTGTCTCCTTCATCGGCCCGCGTCCGAACATCTTCGACCTTGAAGGCCTGTCGACCTCCAAGCGCCTGGAAGTGCGCCAGCCGATCCTCACCAATGAGGACCTTGAGAAGATCCGCGCCATCGGCGACATCGCCGACAACCAGTTCTCCGCCAAGACGCTGGACATCACCTACAATTCCGAAAAAGGCGCTGTCGGTATGGAAGGCGCTCTCGACGAATTGTGCGAGCGCGCAGAAAAAGCGGTTCTGGACGGATACAACATCATCATCCTGTCCGATCGCCTGATCAGCCGCTCACGCATCGCGATCCCGGCGCTGCTGGCAACCGCTGCCGTGCACCATCACCTCATCCGCAAGGGTCTGAGAACCTCTGTTGGCCTGGTGGTGGAAACCGGTGAAGCGCGCGAAGTCCACCATTTCTGTGTTCTGGCCGGCTATGGCGCGGAAGCGATCAACCCTTATCTCGCGTTTGAAACGCTGCTTTCCATGCACATGGAAATGGACTTCCCGGAGGAAGTCGATCAGGACGAAGTCGTCTATCGCTACATCAAGTCCATCGACAAGGGCATCCTCAAGGTCATGTCCAAGATGGGCATTTCGACCTACCAGTCCTATTGCGGCGCGCAGATTTTCGACGCTGTCGGTCTCGGCTCGTCCTTCGTGAAGAAGTACTTCTTCGGCACGGCAACCATGATCGAAGGCATCGGCCTTGCCGAAGTCGCCGATGAAACCGTTCTGCGCCACGAGCAGGCCTTCGGCGACGTCGCCATCCTGCGCCGCTCGCTGGAAGTTGGCGGTGAATACGCTTACCGGACTCGCGGTGAAAGCCATATGTGGACCCCGGACTCCGTCGCGCTGCTGCAGCATGCAGTGCGCGCGAAGCTCCCGGACACCTATCGCGCCTTCGCCAAGGAAGTGAACGAAAAGAGCGGACGCTACGCGATCCGCGGCCTGTTCCGGATCAAGTCCGCGGACGAAATCGGCCGCTCGCCGATCGCGCTCGACCAGGTGGAACCCGCAGAAGCCATCGTCAAGCGCTTCGTCACCGGCGCCATGTCCTTCGGCTCGATTTCGCGTGAAGCTCACACGACCCTGGCAATCGCCATGAACCAGATCGGCGGCAAGTCGAACACCGGTGAAGGCGGCGAGGAGCCGGAGCGCTTCAATCCGTTGCCGGACGGCTCGTCCAACCCGCAGCGCTCCGCCATCAAGCAGGTTGCTTCCGGCCGCTTCGGCGTGACCACGGAATATCTGGTCAACTCCGACATGATCCAGATTAAGGTCGCCCAGGGTGCAAAGCCCGGCGAAGGCGGCCAGTTGCCGGGTCACAAGGTGGATGCGGTTATCGCCAAGGTGCGTCACTCGACCCCGGGCGTCGGCCTGATTTCGCCCCCGCCGCACCATGACATCTACTCCATCGAAGATCTGGCGCAGCTGATCTACGACCTGAAAAACGTCAACCCGGAAGCCGATATCTCGGTCAAGCTGGTGTCGGAAGTGGGGGTCGGAACGGTTGCTGCCGGCGTTGCCAAGGCACGCGCAGACCACATCACGATTTCCGGTTACGACGGCGGTACCGGTGCATCACCGCTGACCTCGATCAAACACGCCGGCTCTCCCTGGGAAATCGGCCTTGCTGAAACCCAGCAGACCCTGGTGCTGAACGGACTGCGCTCGCGCATCGCCCTTCAGGTCGACGGCGGCATCCGCACAGGCCGGGACGTCATCATCGGTGCGCTTCTTGGTGCCGACGAATTCGGCTTCTCGACCGCTCCGCTGATTGCCGCGGGCTGCCTGATGATGCGCAAGTGCCATCTCAACACCTGCCCGGTCGGCATCGCGACCCAGGACCCGGTCCTGCGCAAGCGCTTCAAGGGCACCCCGGAACACGTCATCAACTACTTCTTCTTCGTCGCCGAAGAAGTGCGCGAGCTGATGGCCAACCTCGGCTTCAAAACGATGGAAGACATGATTGGCCGGTCCGACTTCCTCGACAAGGAAGCCGCGATCGATCACTGGAAGGCCAAGGGTCTCGATTTCTCCCGTATTTTCTTCCAGCCGGAAGCAAAACCGGAAGAGACCCGCTGGACGACGCGTCAGGATCACCCGATCCACGACATCCTGGACCGTCGCCTGATTGCCGCTTCCAAGCCGGCCCTGGACAGCAAGGAACCGACAATTGTCGACGAGACGATCTGTTCCGTCGACCGGTCGGTTGGTGCCATGCTCTCCGGTGAAATCGCCAAGCGGTACGGCAACAAGGGCCTGAAACACCCCGACACCCTGAAGATCAATCTGAAGGGTACGGCAGGCCAGGCGTTCGGCGCCTTCGTCGCCCGCGGCGTCACCATTGATCTTGTCGGCGATGCCAACGACTATGTCGGCAAGGGTCTTGCCGGTGGCAAGCTGATCGTCCGCCCACCGGAGAACACCCGGATCGTGCCGGAAAACTCGATCATTGTCGGCAACACGGTGCTCTACGGCGCAACCGAAGGTGAATGCTACTTCCGCGGTGTTGCCGGGGAACGCTTTGCAGTTCGCAACTCCGGCGCTGTTGCCGTTGTCGAAGGCGTGGGTGACCACGGCTGCGAATACATGACCGGCGGCGTCGTCGTCGTGATCGGCCAGACCGGACGCAACTTCGCGGCCGGCATGTCCGGCGGCATTGCCTATGTGCTCGATGAAGACGGCACATTCGGCTCCCGCTGCAACCTGGCCATGGTCGAACTGGAACCGGTGACCGAAGAAGACGATCTTCTGGAGAAGCTGCACCACCATGGTGGCGATATCGAGCACAAGGGCCGCGTGGACCTTTCCTGCGACATGACCCGCCATGACGATGAGCGCCTGCGCCAGATGCTGACGAAACATCTGGAACTGACCGGCTCGACAAAGGCCGAGGCAATCCTCGACAACTGGACCCAGTACCGGCCCAAGTTCGTCAAGGTGATGCCGGTCGAATACCGCCGGGCCCTGCGCGAAATGGAAGAGCAGCGCCTCGGCATGGTCGCCGCCGAATAA
- a CDS encoding BufA1 family periplasmic bufferin-type metallophore — protein sequence MKHKAMSAAIVAGAVATAVAGLSSTVPAHAQAKEKCYGVSLKGQNDCKAGAGTTCAGTSTVDYQGNAWTLVPKGTCVTMDVPGGRHGSLTELTRDLPEA from the coding sequence ATGAAGCATAAGGCCATGTCTGCAGCAATTGTTGCCGGTGCGGTGGCAACCGCGGTTGCGGGTCTGTCGTCAACCGTTCCGGCCCACGCCCAGGCCAAGGAAAAATGCTATGGTGTGTCCCTGAAAGGTCAGAACGACTGCAAGGCGGGTGCAGGTACGACTTGCGCCGGTACGTCGACCGTCGACTATCAGGGCAACGCCTGGACCCTCGTTCCGAAGGGCACCTGCGTGACGATGGATGTTCCTGGTGGCCGTCACGGCTCTTTGACCGAACTTACGCGCGACCTGCCGGAAGCCTGA
- the bufB gene encoding MNIO family bufferin maturase, whose amino-acid sequence MVSDTRSNPVQRCEAAVPARAGAGLKPEHVAAILETSADIGFFEVHAENYMGGGGPPHRQLEAIRERYPLSLHGVGLSIGGEQPLDKDHLRRLSDLNKRYEPGLFSEHLAWSTHDTTYFNDLLPVPYDEATLNRVCDHIDEVQETVGRQMLLENPSTYVAFAQSTMSELDFLSEIARRTGCGLLLDINNVHVSCTNHERSATDYLAAFPMAAVGEIHLGGHAPDRDDAGRPLLIDAHDREVDLAVWQLYEDVIRLQGPLPTLIEWDNNVPAWPVLLAEAQAADRILAQPAEAGRKQAV is encoded by the coding sequence ATGGTTTCCGATACCCGATCAAACCCGGTTCAGCGCTGCGAGGCGGCTGTTCCCGCGCGCGCCGGAGCCGGTCTGAAGCCGGAGCATGTCGCGGCTATTCTGGAAACGTCCGCGGATATCGGTTTTTTTGAAGTTCATGCCGAAAACTACATGGGGGGCGGCGGTCCGCCGCACCGGCAACTGGAGGCAATCCGCGAGCGGTATCCCCTGTCTCTTCATGGTGTCGGTCTTTCGATCGGCGGTGAACAGCCACTGGACAAGGATCACCTGCGGCGCTTGTCAGACCTGAACAAGCGATATGAGCCGGGACTGTTTTCCGAGCATCTGGCATGGTCGACGCACGACACGACTTATTTCAACGACCTGTTGCCGGTGCCCTATGACGAAGCCACGCTGAACCGTGTGTGCGATCACATAGATGAAGTGCAGGAGACCGTCGGACGGCAGATGCTTCTGGAAAATCCTTCGACTTACGTCGCCTTTGCACAGAGCACGATGAGCGAACTGGATTTTCTGAGCGAGATCGCGCGCCGGACCGGCTGTGGCCTGTTGCTCGACATCAACAACGTGCATGTGTCCTGCACGAACCACGAGAGATCTGCCACAGACTATCTTGCCGCCTTCCCGATGGCTGCCGTCGGTGAAATACATCTGGGCGGTCATGCCCCTGACCGGGATGACGCTGGCCGGCCATTGTTGATCGACGCGCACGACCGGGAGGTGGATCTTGCGGTCTGGCAGCTTTATGAAGATGTCATTCGTTTACAGGGGCCGCTGCCGACCCTGATCGAGTGGGACAACAATGTTCCTGCCTGGCCGGTTCTGCTTGCCGAGGCACAAGCCGCGGATCGCATTCTGGCGCAGCCTGCAGAGGCTGGCAGAAAGCAAGCAGTCTGA
- a CDS encoding HvfC/BufC N-terminal domain-containing protein has protein sequence MRGPLSLSQVNAASFGRALLDPQMATPDGLTGPDGETAPKRFNVYRNNVIVSLCEALGESFPAVKALLGEEYFRALAQAFVTAHPPVSPVLIWYGAGFADFLDAFPPLKAYPYLGDVARLEWSWLQAYHAADAAPLDPAILGSIDPQRLGRVRFVPHPAAHVVTSAWPIWAIARANRFEPDGAEAVDLDEPQSVMITRPDMEVDVYLLRPGGAVFTMDLLQGQTLAAAASRAQEDDDGFSLSDCLSDCLAAGAFSALQLDD, from the coding sequence ATGCGTGGTCCGCTGTCCCTGTCGCAGGTCAATGCCGCCTCGTTTGGGCGTGCGCTGCTCGACCCGCAAATGGCAACGCCCGATGGACTGACTGGTCCGGACGGAGAAACGGCGCCGAAGCGATTCAATGTCTACCGCAACAACGTCATCGTCAGTCTGTGCGAAGCGCTCGGTGAAAGCTTTCCTGCGGTGAAGGCGCTGTTGGGGGAAGAGTATTTCAGGGCGCTTGCCCAGGCCTTCGTGACAGCTCATCCGCCGGTGTCGCCCGTGTTGATCTGGTACGGCGCCGGTTTCGCCGATTTCCTGGACGCGTTTCCGCCTCTCAAGGCATATCCTTATCTCGGCGATGTTGCCCGGCTGGAATGGTCTTGGCTCCAGGCCTATCATGCTGCGGATGCCGCGCCTCTCGATCCGGCAATCCTGGGCAGCATCGATCCGCAAAGACTCGGGCGCGTTCGCTTCGTACCGCATCCGGCGGCGCACGTCGTGACATCTGCCTGGCCGATCTGGGCGATTGCGCGAGCCAACAGGTTTGAACCCGATGGGGCTGAAGCTGTCGATCTTGACGAGCCGCAATCGGTAATGATCACCCGGCCGGACATGGAAGTGGATGTCTATCTGCTGCGTCCGGGCGGGGCTGTTTTCACGATGGATCTCCTGCAAGGGCAGACGCTTGCAGCGGCGGCAAGCCGGGCTCAGGAGGACGACGACGGTTTTTCCTTGTCCGATTGCCTTTCGGACTGTCTTGCAGCTGGTGCATTTTCCGCCCTGCAACTGGATGACTAA
- a CDS encoding DoxX family protein, protein MGVLIGFFVRLYTMVFGALERLTNGWFIGLAARFIFAAILLQFFLNSAMTKIGGNIMNIFTPTAGAYAQMLPKMMEQVSYDTSQIAFFPYGLMVLLGTWGEFVLPVMVVVGLFTRFASLGMIVFICVMTYVDIYGHGADAKTIGALFDGEPYAIIADDRLLWIFLLLVPVLKGPGVVSLDWLLGRSYRKREMYY, encoded by the coding sequence ATGGGTGTGTTGATTGGGTTTTTTGTCAGGCTCTACACGATGGTGTTCGGAGCTCTGGAACGGCTGACAAATGGCTGGTTCATCGGGCTTGCTGCCCGGTTCATTTTTGCCGCGATCCTGCTGCAGTTCTTCCTGAACTCGGCGATGACGAAAATCGGCGGCAACATCATGAACATCTTCACGCCAACCGCAGGTGCCTATGCGCAGATGCTGCCCAAGATGATGGAGCAGGTCAGCTACGACACCAGCCAGATTGCGTTCTTCCCGTATGGTCTCATGGTGCTTCTGGGCACCTGGGGTGAATTTGTCCTGCCGGTGATGGTGGTTGTCGGTCTATTCACCCGCTTCGCCAGCCTCGGCATGATCGTCTTCATCTGCGTCATGACCTATGTCGACATCTATGGCCATGGGGCTGATGCAAAGACGATCGGGGCGCTGTTCGACGGTGAACCCTATGCGATCATCGCCGATGACCGGTTGCTCTGGATCTTCCTGTTGCTGGTGCCGGTGCTCAAGGGGCCGGGTGTCGTCTCGCTGGACTGGCTGCTCGGCCGGTCCTATCGCAAGCGCGAGATGTACTACTGA
- a CDS encoding threonine aldolase family protein has translation MNFASDNWAGAAPAVMSALARHNDGFSPAYGTDPLTDSVSATFNEIFEREVAVFFVATGSAANSLALASCAKPGGAIFCHSGAHIQVDECNCPEFMTGGNKLLSVKGPNGRFSADALREKMAQVPDGVVHHGQVASVSISQATECGTVYTLDEIGAIKDVCRSRSVPLHMDGARFANALVTLGCSAADMTWKAGVDLLSFGATKNGCWCAEAVVFFDLDAAKSFEYFRKRGGHLFSKSRFVAAQFEGYFQDDTWLTTASHANGMATRLAEGIRQAGGRTAWAVEANELFPILKRSQMEALQAAGAKLYEWPAEGLAEGHAPASDEVCVRLVTSFATTDEDVDAFLKVLSGTV, from the coding sequence ATGAATTTTGCCAGTGACAATTGGGCGGGTGCGGCTCCGGCGGTGATGTCGGCGCTGGCCCGCCATAATGACGGGTTCTCGCCGGCCTACGGCACCGACCCGTTGACCGATTCCGTCTCCGCCACGTTCAACGAGATCTTCGAACGCGAGGTTGCCGTCTTCTTCGTGGCGACCGGTTCAGCGGCGAATTCTTTGGCGCTGGCTTCCTGTGCCAAGCCGGGCGGGGCGATCTTCTGCCATTCCGGTGCGCATATTCAGGTTGATGAATGCAATTGTCCCGAGTTCATGACCGGCGGCAACAAGCTGTTGAGCGTGAAGGGACCAAACGGCCGGTTCTCCGCCGATGCCCTTCGCGAAAAGATGGCACAGGTTCCTGACGGTGTTGTCCACCATGGTCAGGTCGCATCCGTTTCCATCAGCCAGGCAACCGAATGCGGCACCGTCTATACGCTGGATGAAATCGGCGCGATCAAGGATGTCTGCCGGTCCCGTTCGGTGCCGCTTCACATGGACGGCGCACGATTTGCCAATGCGCTTGTGACGCTCGGCTGTTCGGCAGCCGACATGACATGGAAAGCGGGGGTGGACCTGCTTTCCTTCGGAGCCACCAAAAACGGCTGCTGGTGCGCGGAGGCCGTGGTTTTCTTTGATCTGGACGCCGCAAAATCCTTTGAGTATTTCCGCAAGCGCGGCGGTCATCTTTTCTCCAAGAGCCGCTTCGTGGCGGCCCAGTTCGAAGGCTATTTCCAGGATGACACCTGGCTGACGACCGCAAGCCACGCCAACGGCATGGCGACCCGTCTTGCTGAAGGCATTAGGCAGGCCGGAGGGCGTACTGCCTGGGCGGTGGAAGCCAATGAACTGTTCCCGATCCTGAAACGCAGCCAGATGGAAGCGCTTCAGGCGGCCGGTGCCAAGCTCTATGAATGGCCGGCAGAGGGCCTCGCCGAAGGCCACGCCCCGGCGTCGGACGAAGTCTGTGTACGTCTCGTCACCAGTTTCGCAACGACGGATGAAGACGTCGATGCGTTTTTGAAAGTGCTGTCCGGGACGGTCTGA
- a CDS encoding Hsp20 family protein, whose protein sequence is MRHFDFSPLYRSTVGFDRLFSMLDAAGNEAPSYPPYNIERTGENAYRITMAVAGFSDDELSVEAKEHTLTIKGEKAEEDASREILYRGIASRTFERRFQIAEHVRVEGASLENGLLHVDLVREIPEAMKPRKIEITSGETKQIETTAH, encoded by the coding sequence ATGCGTCACTTCGACTTTTCTCCGCTTTACCGCTCCACCGTCGGTTTCGACCGGCTTTTCTCGATGCTCGATGCCGCCGGCAACGAAGCGCCGAGCTATCCGCCCTATAACATCGAGCGCACGGGCGAAAACGCCTACCGCATCACGATGGCCGTGGCAGGCTTCTCCGACGACGAACTGAGCGTCGAAGCCAAGGAGCACACACTCACCATCAAGGGTGAAAAAGCTGAAGAAGATGCCAGCCGGGAAATTCTCTACCGCGGCATTGCCTCGCGCACCTTTGAACGCCGCTTCCAGATTGCCGAACATGTTCGCGTGGAAGGGGCAAGCCTCGAAAACGGCTTGCTGCACGTTGATCTTGTTCGGGAAATCCCGGAAGCCATGAAGCCGCGCAAGATCGAAATCACCAGTGGTGAAACCAAGCAGATCGAAACCACGGCTCACTAG